agtttttgctacctaactaggttttaacgaggcacccacattgggctggtcatatccctgatgacgtcatCTAGacatttcttttgactttgcatttctcacgcatttttccttagactatggattttgtccctacttaggtttttaccatagccttagggttatttagtgagacttactacttatgtaagttcctaccttattgagaataagcgttgttcatTAGAATCAGTACCaatgagtcgacttcctcaacttctgcatgatgctaaatctaccttgggtatttacacacttaagggggagtgttgtaaacattcctgatttaaatgtgattgtgtaaatcctaaattaGATTGATTCgagttatcatttcctattgtattttgtattccttggggatgaaggaatatATTCTCTCCttatattactataaataaaggcacaatgtaggagggataacaacacacattcccttacaattctacaaacacatctctatctctttcttctccttgtcgtcggccctctctctccttatcagataaaatagaccataaaacattatcagcacgctcctatcGCTGCGCTTAGAAATCTGACGTTAGAGAATTTTTTctacatcaaaccagttcatccatatcatcacgcaatcaggttctgtCCAAACAAcgatttttatctcgatatttttacagccctgatagcatgaccattcaccataatgctTTACCCAAATTTACGTTTTACGaatttagattctacataaattgtataTGCCTCAtaatcataattgttgaattatgtgaatttgatatttgccatgaattgcatcaaatatatttgtatatgcatcaAAATTGAATTCACTTAACATATTATTGTTTTGTATATGCATATAAccgaattgaattgaaaaacaaaaagaaaaaaaaaagcaaaaattgGAATCGAGAAACCTAGGGTTTTTCAAACCCATACCCTTGCACCGTACCCTTGCACCATGCAAGCCACCAAGCCAGCAGCCTGAGATGGCCAGCCCAAACATCAAAACCCATTCGCCACCAGGCCTGCAGCCTGCATCGAGTCCCCATGAGGGCTCCAAGACCGACAACCCAGAAACCCGACACTCTTCATGGCTTATCCACCATATCAGGATGGCCTGCAGCCCATCATCACACCTCGGGTCACCATGTTTGACTGCCTGAAGCTCATCCCTAACATCGATTAACCGAGATTCAATTAAATCTCATCGGATTTTATATGCATCAAAATTGAATTCACTTAACATATTATTGTTTTGTATATGCATATAAccgaattgaattgaaaaagaaaaaggaaaaaaaaagcaaaaattgGAATCGAGAAACCTAGAGTTTTTCAAACCCGTACCCTTGCACCATGCAAGCCACCAGACCAGCAGCCTGCGATGGCCCAGCCCAAACATCAAAACCCATTCACCACCAGGCCTGCAGCCTGCATCGAGTCCTCATGAGGGCTCAAAGACTGATAACCCAGAAACCAGACACTCTTTATGGCATCTCCACCATTGCAGGATGGTCTGCAGCCCATCATCATACCTCAGGTCACCATGTTTGACTGCCTGAAGCTTATCCCTGACATCGATTGACCGAGATTCAATTGAATCTCAtcggattttttttcttccgaaAACCCAATTAAAATTTCCAAGGTTCCACAATGAAtgtcaagatttttttttttcaaatctctGTTCTTATTTTTGAGGTTTTTGGCGACCCACGGACTCGTACTAAGCATCATTGTCCCAACATCGACCGCCTAACACGACACCGTCAACCAAAACCCGACGTTCTTCCCCGGCAGTACACACCCAACATGGTTGGGTTTGTGACCCACgatttttttgggtttgaaccCTCCACAACCTGTTTTTCTTTCCTCCTTGGGCTCACCTTGCAGTGACCCAGAAATCCTTTGGGCCCACCTATCTTAGCCCATTCCCCCAGCttgaaagataaggaaaaaaaaaaaaaacaattttttgggCTTACCTGAAGCAGcctgtattaatttttttttttttaattttgggctTGCCTGCAGCAACCCAACCCGAGGAAGCACAGACCAATTTCTTTTAAGCCACCCGTGGGCCTCTATTTTTTTTGGGCCCCGGACTTTATttgcctaattattttaggcccaatgggttttatatttttttcacccACAATTTAATTTGGCCCGAAacccaaataattaaaattcaattataattgtaaacctaaattttatatttttgcatattcttgttgcatatttgttttcatatatatttgtgtttgcctgcagaaatatatgaacctgaagttcataattattttgaaacctgaagtttcttatacatgccttgtttgaaaacctgaagtttttcatttaaacacatcacccatgaaaactcgaagttttttcatgcaaaattaaaccaaatcatgtctattagaacctatatgttctactcctacgTGAATGGAttaatttttctccattacactaaacacatcttgttcatccattttgtgataggaacatgtcgaatttaaacaaactcgactttactgctttggaggtctctggaaggaactacctcaagtcggtccaagatgtgaagctccacctcactgcaaagaatttgTGTCCTGCCATTGAAGCAGCAACAGACGAgcctgttggcgaagctgaaaaagtcactgctatgatcttcatccaaaGACATATTCATCAATGGCGGAGCTAGGAATTTTTTACCGGATGGGCtagcttaaaattttaaatctttataaataaagaaacttGATACCGTATTTTTCATAGCATCAGCtagcgtaaaaaaaaaaattcacaaggTGAGCCGaaaaaatttgtaattaaaaaaatacatgttcaaattaaacaaatccaaacttgtacatgtacaagaagcgatgagaaaaatgatgaaagaaaaagagatggTTTGCAAactgtattatataattttatatagttAAACCTAGAGAATTCAGATTAGTGACTAAATATTTAGTGGACTACATTCGAAAATCAATTGAAATTACgtgtaaaatttgatttttcacCGAAAGCTACCTGGGTTACAACCCAAGGCAGCCCTTAACCTGGCTCCGCCAGTGATATTCATGACACTCTGCAAATTGAAtatcttgctgaggaggatccacatGCATTATgagtcgctttggctgatcgttttgatcactatgaatgtttacaacactcccccttaaggGTGTATTGCAACCCAGTCGAGTTCCGATTTTGTACAGGTAATTGGACTGGGACATTGGCAGCGACGGGTCCGTCGACAGCATGCCTGGGTgatccaataaattataagttttgtattatttaatagAGATCACCGTGGATAATTGGTTGCTATTTTGTTAATTTGGTTGGTAATTATGATATTTTTGTTCggaatattttaatattattcattggaaaaattaaattaaatttataaatatttggAATTTGGTTAAGTACTATTTTCAATATGAATCTGATTTTGATTCCATCTTATTCCaactcctcaattcaattcatctCATTGTGATTACAGATTAATAAACAAGCCATAAGTACGGCTGAATTTGTGTTggtgtttggacccgattttataCCATCGGCCCAAGCGATCGAGGCTGTTGAGTGAGCATAATTCTTAACCGTCAGTTAAGATAATTTGCTATtgttaagagataatattatggtttttaatcataataattatcttttaataaattatctcaattttcttgtacaaaataaataggatGCAAATCATAACCTCAACGTAGAGACCCAAGTTAATTTGGATTTGTTAGTAGTGTACTATGTGAATTAGAGCAGCTTGGCTTGGACTCTTCACATGGCATAACATGGATCTGCAAGTTTTGGATAATGGTGAATAGAAAACCTAAGTAGGTTAGGTTGTTTGATGGATGTTGTCAGATGGATAGGCTTTTGGATGGGTGATGAGTTAGGTTTTTATTAGCTTTGAAAAGTCAACCATTTGAAGATAGGCTTTAAGCCTATGCCACGGATTAGTTTGAGTTTTAGTCGGTCTCTGCTCATAATCCAGGCCGTGCCAATCAAAAAATATGttcctataaatacagaggcaATGGCAACGCATGAAGGACCTCCAACTCAACACAAAAACTGCCATGCGCAAACCCTCACTCTACGtgaaacctctcaaacatcttgagacttttttattttctttttcaccaacacatcttcagttttttattttctttttcgccaacacaagtttggataaacagcattgttgccgtagaatcaaccgaccgtgaagcaccttcagtttggataaacagcactgcaacaggcccgactggttatctatccaagcctcggtcgagaaggattttcgaatccttattagcagaggtcatctcattagccttctcggcgaagtgaggtgttacaagttactacattcagcacattgaaagccgaatttgatattgaacttcacagaactagcagccttctTTTCAgactctagaacctgaaggccgagacgtgtctCGGctgcagtcgcaagatcaagaagtcagcagcgcacccaacgcaacatcaacatattttactcctcgatcgagctcggccgacgagttggcacgcccgcatACAAccaaatgacgtagttagctcattagttactcggttTGCACACCACGTAGgtttagtagtttttagggtcaacagttgGATACAGAATAATTTCTTAGTGGTAGGTGTGTAGAGATATATAGATAGGTtagtttaggtttaggtttaggtttatATGAAGTAATATGTGCTTCGCCCTTCGCATGTGGTCCCATATCCTAGCAGAGAGGGTATTAGGTTTTCACCATGTTTCCAGGGTTTGAAATTCCTCATAAATTATTGTAACAGTTTCAAACCATCTCTACTTCCTCAATAAAAATAGtttctttatataaaaataaaaaataaaataatatgtgCTTCATGGTCTTAATTTAATCACTAACCACGTTCCGACATTGGAATTCTTTTCAGCGATAACAATTTTTCAGTAAGTTGTGGAGTTCAATTCAAACAGAAAGACCTAGTCTTCGGTTATGTATTACGAACTTGATTTGATCTTATCGAGAGGAGGTTGTTAGCATTATGACGTTCCGCAAAGGTCAAAAAGTTGATGCAATTAAAATCCTACCTATTAAGCAATCTTGCTTCTCTAATAAATAGAGTTATCAAAACCCTAGCTAAAACCCAAGACTTCTCTCACTCTCACAAACCTCTCGAAAATCATTAATTCTGGGTGCTTCTGCCGATGGCACAATTTCTCGCCAGCCAAACACCTGCCTGATCACCTGCCTGATCACCTGCCTGATGGTCGCGTTCGTGACCATTCCTGTCGTCTCGGTGCTTATTGTGGGTGTCATCAAGGATGCTAAAATCAATCCTCAAGGCCTTCAATTCCGGCTCGAATCAGCCACCGTACCCCAACTCAACGTCAATGGCTCCGAGTTAACCGCCACCTGGGACCTGACGATCGTGGCAGTAAACCCTAACCACAAGCTCTCCACGTCATTCAACAGCCTGCAAGCCACCGTCTTCTAGACATAGTCATGCTCGCAACGAAGCCAGTGACTCCTCCCTCggtttaaaacaagaaaaccgAGACCGCTAACAGCTTCAAAATCGAAACAGTGTCGGCCTATATAGGTAATGGCGTGGCCAATGAAATCTCGGAAGGGAGATCTAAGGGATCGGTGAGATTCGAGCTCAGCATGTTGGGTTATTTTAGGCTGCCATCGTATTGGACAAATCCTAACAACTTTCGGGTGTATTGCAACCCGGTGGAGTTCCGATTTTCTCCGGGCATTTGGACCGGGACATTGACAGCGACAGGTCCCCCGACAGCATGCAAGGATGATCCGATAAATTTAAAGCTTTGTGTTATGTAATAGAGATCACCGTCGATAATTGGTTGCTATTTTGTTAATTTGGTTGGTAATTATGatagtttttcttttcatttatttagTTTGGTGTCTCACGTGCTTATGTTGTATAGAAAAACGAATTAATGCACGAAGTAAAGCCACATGAGCTGAGTTCTAACAAAATAATTCAGGGAGTAATACTACACTTATCATCTATTTGCATCATCTTTTCAATAGACGTAGGGTCATCAACACATGTAAGTGTCATCTCTATTGGAAAGATGCTACAAATAGATGGTAAGAATTTCTAGTTATCTACTTATAAAATCATAACGGTTAGTTCCTTGTGTGTTTGGTCCTTGCTTTTGGTCTTTTGGTGGATAGCAAACAAATTCTTAGTTCAGGAAAAGTCTTAAGATAAATATGTAAGATGAAATATTAAACCAGAATACAGCATTGCATAAAGTACATGGGTAAAACGGTAAATTTCATCAGCGTTTGAAGCTAAGAAACATTGCTAGTGAAAATATAACTTTTTACATATTGCAATAAACCAGAATACAGCATTGCTATACTTATTTGATATTTCAATATCACACAAGCCATAAACACAATTATTTTGCCAAATGTTGTTCCAAAGAAGATGGAGTTGAAATTTTTCAAGAAACGAAGGGAAGGTTTCTGGACAATGTTTGATGCTCACACAGTCAAATTAGGTGTAATTTTGAAATCAAGATCCCAGAGCTGGAAGCTGCCCTTGACGAAATCGTAATATCCGCCTTTCAGACTCAGAGTCTTGTTCACCACTGCTTCTCTCACAAATGGATATGTCAGTAAGTTTCCCAATGAGATGTTCACGGACTCCTGCATTCAAAACACAAGATGGTTGAACTTGGAAGAATCTTAATCAATCTTAATCTAATTATGATGTCTGAACTTGGAATAATCTTAATCTAATTAATCCAATCGGTATGCTAATGTGTTgcgtttcaaaaaaaaatgctAATTAAAAATGAGTCAACGCTTTTATATAATGTCATGTCTATCTTTCTCATCATGTGACTAGTGTAATGAGAGAAGCAGGTGCATGATTGTATACAATCGGTCATAGGACGTACCATCTCTTTAAGAGGAGCTATGATTTCTAGTTTTTGCTTTAATTTAGGCAATGCAAAGTTACCTTCTCCAAGTTGGTGCACTGCTCTGTGAAACTCAAACCACTGTATGCAGCTTTAATCTTGGTCTTTGCCGGTGAACAGATTTTCACCCAGCTCTCTATGAAGTCACTGAAAATTCAGTATACAAATGGAGGACTGTCAATGCATAAAACAAAATTATTCTAACTACAAATTAACTGGATGAGAAAATACTGGGGTTTCAAAATGGTATTTAAATACAGTAGCATAACTGTAAAAGCTGTTTGCCTTGTGTACGGACAGTACGCTATTGCTAGATTTCAGAATGTTATTTAAAAGTAGAGTAACCTGAAACCGAAAGTTACAAAGAATTTCaaagatgaattgaaaaaagcAAATAATCTGAAGCTGTTATAAGCACTTTAATTATCCTTCTACTTGTAGCTTTATACAACTTTGTGGATGCCTCCAAAAACAATGGTACCACAGTCACTAAAGAATAAAGTCCTTCATATTCGATCGTTTCCGATCGAGTAGGACACGACACAAATCAAATATATTATATACTAAATAGCAATAACTCCACATGGAAGGAGAAGCCAACAATTTTGGAAGTTCTAAAaaccatattaaaaaaattaaaagtgtcTATCTGCAAATATCCTTGATTATTCTTCATTCGAGAATGTGTACTTAAATTATTGTACTTAGAGGAGTTattcaacttttgaatcaaattaaAATCAGAAAGATGCAAAGTGTTGAAGGCTTTAAACCTACTTCTTCTTGCTATGATCAGTGAAGCCTTACCTAGCAGTGGACCCATCATCTGGGATAGACATGAGCCCCTTTATACCTCCACAGCAGCTGTGTCCAATCACCAAAATATTCTCCACCTGAAGAAATGCATTTTCCCTTTGTTTAGTACAGGCGATAATTATACTTTAAGCTAGATTAAGAGAAAGAAAGATATTTCAAACGTAAGATACACCGAACTAAAGAGAATATTCTATCTATGGAGGCAATTTACCACTTATGAAATGCATTCTCTcttttaattaagttttcaaATGTAAAATACAACGAACTAAAGAGAATATTCTATCTATGGAGGCAATTTACCACTTATGAAATGCATTCTCTTTTAATTAAGTTCTAAACTACATTGCCAAAAAGTAGGTATAGTACTCAAACATAATTAACATTCATCCTGCTTCTAAATCTGCAACTTTTGAAGCCTTTTCTTTCTGCCCCCTTTTATTTTGGAGGGGTAACATGATAAGGTGTGCAAGGAAAGGAACAAACCCAATGACTAGGTCACCATTATTGATTGAATCACAGAATAATATAAAAAAGTTGAATATGAAAGTAGTGGTTCCAGAATCCAGTCGGAGTAAAAGCAAAGTTGAATATGGAAAGGAGTGGTCGTTTTTTATTCACCTTCAGATGCAATACCGCATATTCAATGGCCGCCCCCATTCCCGAGTACTTTGTCTGCACCACCAACCCCATTAGGTCAAATACAATACACAAATAAACCACCAACAAACTAAGCAAAATATAACTTATAGTTGATGGACCATGTTGCATTTTATACAGTTTTTGAAGCATATTtcatcatttgatttgattcAGTCACAAATCATGCGCAATTTTTGTGAAGGGTAAGCGCTGTTAATTACGCTTAATTGTTGATCATGTCGTGCATGTTTGGTTTCTTATATGTAAAAAGTCGTTTCTATTGGTAAATGAATTGCAGCTTGATAAGTTATCAGAACAGTGGAAGTGTTGAAGTTAtagattaataaaaaaaaatagggttTTGGTAGGCGAACCAGGTCATATGGAGGGACCATGTTAGCGATGTTTCGGACTACAAAGGCCTCCCCTGGTTGGAAATTGAGGATGTGCGAGGGGCAAACTCGGGAGTCTGAGCATGCAAATACCATGAACTGCATTTTCATAATACAACTTAATTAATTAGCTCAATAATGTAACAgatttatttatactaatgtataaatgcatattttaattaaattgactGATTATATAactgaattaattgaaaaaattaGAGTTTAATCATCAGTTCATCGCTGACCTTGGGACTTTGGCCTGCGGCGAGTTTGGCGTACAAATCAACATCTTTCCTGGAAAAGAGTAACAAAGTTCAAGTCCTTCGTTCAGGTAATAAAGCACAAGGGTAGTTTGGGAAGTTTGAGTTGGATCAGGAAATTGGGGAATTAACCGAACAGAATATTCGAAGAGCATAGTAACTTTGGAGCTTACTCGTATTTCTCCTTCTTGAAATGGGTGAACCCGGTTTTGATCCTCTCGACCGCGTCGGTCGAGTCGGCCGACGCCAGCTCAGCCGTTATCTGCTTGATCTTGGCGGCGGCGACGCCCTCGAGGTCAGCCTTTTCACTGCCAGAAAGTAACGGAAAAACAGGACTGTTACTCTTAGAAGCCGTCAGATAACACCAAGGTGAAAAAGAGGGGGGACCCACGGGTGACAGGGGATGATCCAAAGCCACTCCGAATGGGGCCCACGTAGCGGCAACAACAAGTGCCTGATTGGCCGAAACAGAAACGCGTCCGAGAAGGACGGAAACGGAAAGGGCATAATGACAGAGAAGGACAGCTACGTTCAGGATAATTACAGTAAACGTCCGGACAATGAAAAAGTACCTTAGGAGCTTGGAAAGTCCGGCAATGGCATCCTCGTACGAGTCCTTCGCCATGTCTTCCTTCTGCAAattccccccaaaaaaaaaaaatcaaccaatcaGAAAACAAAGGCAATTTCTGAAGAGAAAATTATTGAATTAAAAACCATACGAttctgaaattgaaaaaaaaaaaaaaaaaaaggattcaTTTCTTCAACGAATCGACGAAATGACATCTCAGAATTCGCATGATTGTGATTCGACGTGCGAGGAATCGAAGAAATTAAGGAGGAGAAGGTGTGTGTACGGACCTGCGAATCCGGCGTTTGGGAAATTCGAGAGATTTGAATTCTGAGCTAACGAGgattggaggaggaggaaggggAGGGGAGGGAGGAGGGTCTGTCAGTCACCAGAAGTTGGGCACTACTCAGGTAAGCTATGCCTATGATGGTTTGgcatttaaattttgatttatagGCAAAcgcaaataataatattatatttttgtggACTGATTAGTTTACGTAGGACAAATTGGACCATAGGAAATGGACATGAAAGGAGGGTAAATTGCCGTGTGGTTGGGTATTTCTTTCACATTACTTCTGTTATCTTTCTTTCGTCATTCATCATTTCTCTCGCattcatttgattttctttttcttttttcccaaAAGGTAAACATTCATTGAATTGTGTTAATCTTATAACACGCCGATTACCATAAATTGGTCATTtgattgagtttttttttagtcGGTTAAATTGTTGAATGTTAGGAGGAATAAATGACGATCGAACTTATACTAGAGTACATAAACATTATGATTTTTCATCGGTGTAGTAAAGCGTCATTTGCAACATAGATTAAGCATTGTTTGCACTCATTATGGTATTTTTAATGAAATACTAATTACAATGTTACAAAATTTTAAGATGGTAGGCAAATAAGAACTTTGAAAGTAAACTAGATGATTCAACCGAAAGCAAAAAAATTAGAGATCATTTGGTAACCATTttattttcggttttttttttttttttgaacaaatgatgtTATTTACAGTTTAGGGGTGGGGGAGTGGGCACACTAGGCTAAccataataatgtagttcaaaacCTAAAACTTCTTAGTTACAAGTgaaaagtgaagagaaatatcactagactgtagcactactttcttaaattttcaaaatttggtaTTGAGTTTTTtgcattttggtttattttcaattttttaaaactGAAAATAGTTAACAAATAagatttcagtttttaatttataaaaattaaaaac
The nucleotide sequence above comes from Malus sylvestris chromosome 16, drMalSylv7.2, whole genome shotgun sequence. Encoded proteins:
- the LOC126608626 gene encoding carbonic anhydrase 2-like, which encodes MAKDSYEDAIAGLSKLLSEKADLEGVAAAKIKQITAELASADSTDAVERIKTGFTHFKKEKYEKDVDLYAKLAAGQSPKFMVFACSDSRVCPSHILNFQPGEAFVVRNIANMVPPYDLTKYSGMGAAIEYAVLHLKVENILVIGHSCCGGIKGLMSIPDDGSTASDFIESWVKICSPAKTKIKAAYSGLSFTEQCTNLEKESVNISLGNLLTYPFVREAVVNKTLSLKGGYYDFVKGSFQLWDLDFKITPNLTV